The Lacipirellula parvula genome window below encodes:
- a CDS encoding tyrosine-type recombinase/integrase translates to MKTITPNEVKALIRATKPTAVRDRALLDLLFHSGLRCAEALDLRASDVESDRLTVRCGKGRKSRTIALATSYGHWELWLAKRGASGDDFIFATRTGERLATSHVRRLLKTLGERAGVETHAHAFRHGHACQVFDETKDVSLVSRQLGHARIATTSIYLQGLGVDLDRVSSLKF, encoded by the coding sequence ATGAAGACAATCACCCCGAACGAAGTGAAGGCCCTGATTCGAGCCACTAAGCCCACGGCGGTGCGAGATCGGGCGTTGCTCGACCTGCTCTTCCACAGCGGGCTGCGGTGTGCTGAAGCCCTCGACCTGCGAGCAAGCGACGTGGAAAGCGACCGGCTGACGGTTCGCTGCGGTAAGGGGCGGAAGTCCCGTACGATCGCGCTAGCGACCAGCTACGGGCATTGGGAGCTATGGCTGGCCAAGCGTGGCGCTAGCGGCGATGACTTCATCTTCGCTACCAGAACGGGCGAGCGCTTGGCCACTAGCCACGTCAGACGGCTCTTGAAGACGCTCGGTGAGCGTGCCGGCGTGGAGACGCATGCTCATGCCTTCAGGCACGGCCATGCCTGTCAGGTGTTCGATGAAACCAAGGATGTATCCCTGGTCAGCCGCCAGCTAGGGCATGCTCGCATCGCGACGACAAGTATCTACTTGCAAGGTCTAGGTGTGGACCTGGACCGTGTATCCTCGCTTAAGTTCTGA
- a CDS encoding PriCT-2 domain-containing protein, translating to MAVEASQAREILPLLPPESASVYSTWRSVAAGLKGIGDPTLYKDFYDWSRQAANFGGCRELWDGLTGTGLAGLLKVAEQFGVRPQSTGRKPCLRLTPELDTVIPALEAIAAKADGVYQRGGLVALSRDVDPPANSIVASTSTKTITLRSQALPERLAQIANFEKWSAQKRDWIRCSVSQDLANQLVARGYWPNVPKLSGIVPSAVLLPDGSILTTPGYDKESGLYLDSQDKYPAMPSVADAVDLINSVVVDFPFESPCHQAAWVAMLLSLFGQYACGGNAPLFLIDANVCGCGKGLLVDAALGIYDSHTAGKVGAPTNDDEWRKLISTIAAQSWSYAVFDNVVGRFGGSSFERALTTTRWQDRRLGLNEDIDMPLHVIWVATGNNCHLASKDMARRTVHIRLESPLENPQLRTTFVHSNLLKYVRENRTTLAMAALAILKGYVDAGKPNQLPDIGSFAEWSGLVRSAVVWAGWTDPCVSSARLIEDDEGTQLLRELLNAWPGPSTSAEAVSLAAEDAKLRLAIESVTGGRYNSQALGVFLRSVKKTVVDDKRFVPAPGRRWQVEKI from the coding sequence GTGGCCGTTGAAGCCTCGCAGGCGCGGGAGATTCTCCCGCTGCTGCCGCCCGAGTCGGCTAGCGTCTACTCGACATGGCGGTCAGTCGCCGCCGGCCTTAAGGGCATCGGCGACCCGACCTTATACAAAGACTTCTACGACTGGTCGCGGCAGGCGGCCAACTTCGGCGGCTGCCGCGAACTTTGGGACGGTCTCACCGGCACCGGCCTCGCCGGCCTCCTGAAGGTCGCCGAACAGTTCGGCGTCCGTCCGCAGAGCACAGGTCGCAAACCCTGTCTCCGCCTGACTCCCGAGCTGGATACCGTCATTCCCGCTTTGGAGGCGATCGCAGCCAAAGCTGACGGGGTCTACCAGCGTGGCGGTCTTGTCGCTCTAAGTCGGGACGTTGACCCGCCGGCCAACTCAATCGTCGCGAGCACGTCGACTAAAACAATCACGCTACGCTCGCAGGCGTTGCCGGAGCGGCTCGCGCAAATCGCCAACTTCGAGAAGTGGTCTGCGCAAAAAAGGGACTGGATACGATGTTCGGTCAGCCAAGACTTGGCGAATCAACTCGTCGCGCGCGGCTACTGGCCGAACGTCCCGAAGCTCAGCGGCATCGTCCCGTCAGCAGTGCTGCTGCCGGATGGCTCGATCCTCACGACTCCCGGCTACGATAAGGAGTCCGGCCTCTATCTTGACAGCCAAGACAAATACCCGGCGATGCCGTCCGTTGCGGACGCGGTCGACTTGATCAACAGCGTCGTTGTCGACTTCCCATTTGAATCGCCGTGCCATCAAGCGGCATGGGTCGCGATGCTACTGAGTCTGTTCGGTCAGTATGCCTGCGGTGGCAACGCCCCGCTGTTCCTGATCGATGCGAACGTCTGCGGCTGCGGCAAAGGATTGCTGGTAGATGCCGCACTCGGAATCTACGACTCGCATACCGCTGGCAAGGTGGGCGCGCCGACGAACGACGACGAATGGCGCAAACTTATCAGCACGATCGCAGCACAGTCGTGGTCATACGCAGTCTTTGACAATGTCGTAGGCCGCTTCGGCGGGTCTTCCTTCGAGCGCGCGTTGACGACGACTCGTTGGCAGGATCGTCGACTCGGCCTCAACGAGGACATCGACATGCCCCTGCACGTCATTTGGGTCGCGACCGGCAATAACTGCCACCTCGCGTCCAAAGATATGGCGCGCCGCACGGTCCATATCCGCCTTGAGTCGCCGCTAGAAAATCCACAGCTTCGCACGACGTTCGTCCACTCGAACCTGCTCAAGTACGTCCGCGAGAATCGCACGACTTTGGCGATGGCCGCGCTGGCGATCCTCAAAGGTTACGTCGACGCCGGCAAGCCGAATCAACTGCCCGACATCGGCTCATTCGCCGAATGGTCTGGGCTCGTTCGCTCCGCCGTCGTTTGGGCGGGGTGGACCGATCCTTGCGTGTCGAGCGCGCGGCTCATCGAAGACGATGAGGGTACGCAGCTCCTACGCGAGCTGCTCAACGCCTGGCCGGGACCATCCACGTCGGCGGAAGCGGTTAGCTTAGCCGCCGAAGACGCCAAGCTGCGACTAGCAATCGAGTCCGTCACCGGTGGCAGATACAACAGTCAAGCGCTTGGGGTCTTCCTCCGAAGCGTGAAGAAAACAGTCGTCGACGACAAGCGCTTTGTTCCCGCGCCTGGGCGTCGATGGCAAGTGGAGAAAATATGA
- a CDS encoding collagen-like triple helix repeat-containing protein, translating into MPLTIGDIYKRDGVAWIVTAGGPRPAAVAPDPSDRGPIGPAGADGRDGAPGPAGIDGVGWRFKGAWRSNAEYVPNDVVSFEGETWLVVKAVTKSRPDASRSFSLVARAGRDGKDGSNSHSTTRIVRENTSSSDIELAFLEDVHAGQPVYLEENDSCGVTNTLSHWRSKTLIGFAVNDTIGGSRGLVRTAGLIVVPQTLSPGWNYFLSGRGGLCTSGEGVSVVVHAGVAVRSDTLLIRPEVLHYTRDVLTANGSGPKGAPVYLSGPDSVDLASMPNDWQVVGVLTEEASGTATFAAIADVVQSDWSAVLEDESTTLTPNQRYYLSETPGRIATDSEGRKFIGIAKSTTKLAFGSEGNERNIVG; encoded by the coding sequence ATGCCACTTACCATTGGCGACATTTACAAGCGCGACGGCGTCGCCTGGATCGTCACCGCGGGTGGGCCCCGGCCCGCTGCCGTCGCGCCAGACCCAAGCGACAGAGGTCCTATTGGGCCGGCTGGAGCTGATGGCCGAGACGGAGCCCCTGGGCCTGCCGGCATCGACGGCGTTGGCTGGCGGTTCAAGGGAGCTTGGCGGAGCAACGCCGAGTACGTCCCCAACGACGTGGTGAGTTTCGAGGGAGAGACCTGGCTGGTGGTGAAGGCCGTCACCAAGTCGAGGCCTGATGCGAGCAGGTCTTTTTCGCTGGTCGCCCGCGCGGGTCGAGACGGCAAGGACGGGAGCAACTCGCATTCAACGACTCGCATCGTTCGCGAGAACACCTCGTCAAGCGATATCGAATTGGCGTTCTTGGAAGACGTTCACGCGGGTCAGCCCGTGTACCTGGAGGAAAACGATTCTTGTGGCGTGACGAACACCCTCAGTCATTGGCGCTCGAAAACGCTAATCGGGTTCGCGGTCAATGATACCATCGGCGGCTCGCGAGGCCTTGTACGCACGGCAGGCTTGATCGTCGTACCTCAGACCCTCTCGCCGGGCTGGAACTACTTCCTAAGCGGCCGCGGCGGACTCTGTACATCGGGCGAAGGTGTCTCCGTCGTCGTCCACGCAGGCGTGGCGGTCCGCAGCGATACGTTGTTGATCCGGCCGGAAGTCTTGCACTATACCCGCGATGTGCTTACGGCCAATGGTAGCGGTCCGAAGGGGGCTCCCGTCTACTTAAGTGGTCCCGACTCCGTCGATTTGGCGAGCATGCCAAACGATTGGCAAGTGGTCGGTGTCCTCACCGAGGAAGCAAGCGGAACGGCGACCTTCGCCGCGATTGCCGATGTTGTGCAATCTGACTGGTCAGCCGTGCTTGAGGATGAGTCGACGACGTTGACACCCAACCAAAGATATTACTTGAGCGAGACGCCTGGACGCATCGCCACAGACAGCGAAGGGCGGAAATTTATTGGCATCGCGAAGTCAACCACTAAGCTCGCCTTCGGTAGCGAAGGTAACGAAAGGAACATTGTAGGATGA